The following proteins are co-located in the Komagataeibacter sp. FNDCF1 genome:
- a CDS encoding carbohydrate porin: MRYAIDTRMTRTLLRFFMAFPLFLLALFAAGESAMAQAIPGEGQGVVGAQPSLNVNSRRNVSVNDPGSFFSAPYGNQHFFGDWAGLQPFLIKHGVHIEADVHEELAGNFRGGAKQGVTDAGQVGVEIDIDWNKLAGAPKNFWTHTMIVNGHGRNASTDYIHDSLAGVQQIYGARGNVVAHLVYMYAEQSLFHNRLDISAGWIPVGSFFAASPLFCDFMNVSICGNPAPGKYVPGGRDWPSGNLGVVMRVMPTVDTYIMASMFAVSPHSYNGGISGWSWAQSGLGKFSTPVEIGWLPEFGRNHLAGHYKAGYGYDNSQYDDLYSDINGNSAVLTGQPFRKQSGVSTAWFQADQMIMRNGTGPTNGLILLAGYMYTSGKVSAMKDHTWAGLVETGARWGRPLDTVGAMFHYYEMSRASILQQESSVLAGTPFLNNQWGKVWGIQTHENVYEVFYNIHTARGMSFQPDFQYINRPGGTTTYHDAAVMGLQFNCIL, translated from the coding sequence ATGAGATATGCTATCGATACGCGAATGACCAGAACACTGCTCCGCTTTTTTATGGCGTTCCCCCTGTTTCTTCTTGCCCTTTTCGCGGCGGGCGAAAGCGCAATGGCGCAGGCCATCCCGGGCGAGGGACAGGGCGTAGTGGGCGCGCAGCCCAGTCTCAATGTCAATTCACGCCGCAATGTCAGCGTGAATGATCCCGGCTCGTTTTTCAGCGCACCTTATGGCAACCAGCATTTCTTTGGTGACTGGGCCGGGCTGCAGCCCTTCCTGATCAAGCACGGCGTACATATCGAAGCCGACGTGCATGAGGAACTGGCAGGCAACTTCCGCGGGGGCGCCAAGCAGGGCGTGACCGATGCAGGCCAGGTCGGCGTCGAGATCGACATCGACTGGAACAAGCTTGCGGGTGCACCGAAGAATTTCTGGACCCATACCATGATCGTGAACGGCCATGGCCGTAACGCCAGCACGGATTACATCCACGATTCGCTTGCCGGCGTGCAGCAGATCTATGGTGCCCGTGGCAACGTGGTTGCCCATCTGGTCTACATGTATGCCGAACAGTCGCTGTTCCATAACCGGCTGGACATCAGTGCGGGCTGGATTCCGGTGGGCAGCTTCTTTGCCGCCTCCCCCCTGTTCTGTGACTTCATGAACGTGTCGATATGCGGTAACCCCGCACCGGGCAAATATGTACCGGGCGGGCGTGACTGGCCTTCGGGCAACCTGGGTGTGGTGATGCGTGTCATGCCCACGGTCGATACCTACATCATGGCCAGCATGTTCGCCGTATCGCCCCATTCCTACAACGGTGGCATTTCCGGCTGGTCATGGGCACAGAGCGGCCTTGGCAAGTTCTCCACCCCGGTGGAAATCGGCTGGCTGCCCGAGTTCGGCCGCAACCACCTGGCCGGTCACTACAAGGCGGGCTATGGCTACGACAATTCGCAGTATGATGATCTGTATTCGGACATCAACGGCAATTCCGCCGTGCTGACGGGCCAGCCCTTCCGCAAGCAGTCCGGTGTCAGCACCGCATGGTTCCAGGCTGACCAGATGATCATGCGCAATGGCACGGGCCCGACCAACGGCCTGATCCTGCTGGCAGGCTACATGTACACCTCGGGGAAGGTCTCGGCCATGAAGGACCATACCTGGGCCGGCCTGGTGGAAACAGGCGCGCGATGGGGCCGCCCGCTGGATACGGTAGGTGCGATGTTCCATTATTACGAGATGAGCCGCGCCTCCATCCTGCAGCAGGAATCCTCGGTGCTGGCCGGCACGCCCTTCCTGAATAACCAGTGGGGCAAGGTGTGGGGCATCCAGACGCATGAGAACGTGTATGAAGTGTTCTACAACATCCATACCGCGCGCGGCATGAGCTTCCAGCCCGATTTCCAGTACATCAACCGCCCTGGCGGAACCACGACCTACCACGATGCGGCGGTGATGGGCCTGCAGTTCAACTGCATCCTGTAA
- a CDS encoding phosphotransferase enzyme family protein, producing MTDHASLHHLARMALAAYPLHDARSHLISISENAMFRVDTAQGARYALRLHRPGYHDAAEIGSELAWLDALHATGLEVPHPVPGLDGSRIRTLTGPDGLPRHAVLFAWMEGTEPTPDIDPVAFNRLGHITARLHGQSRAWTRPAGFVRKAWIPATMTGPDALWGQWRAAPGVDASARDLITHCLERVGTELAAYGMQPHRFGLIHADLRLANLLVSGAHTRLIDFDDCGLSWFMQDLAAALSFHEDHPQVPRWVDHWLTGYGRHGQLDSADLDILPALVIQRRIQLLAWTGTHRNTQQVQSLGKDWPARTLDLCRAWERGRLLRDIG from the coding sequence ATGACCGATCACGCTTCCCTGCACCATCTGGCCCGCATGGCGCTGGCCGCCTATCCGCTGCACGATGCGCGCAGCCACCTGATTTCCATTTCCGAAAATGCGATGTTCCGTGTCGATACCGCGCAGGGCGCGCGGTACGCGCTGCGCCTGCATCGGCCGGGCTATCATGATGCGGCTGAAATCGGCAGCGAACTGGCCTGGCTTGATGCCCTGCATGCAACCGGGCTGGAAGTACCACATCCCGTGCCGGGTCTTGACGGTAGCCGCATCCGCACCCTGACCGGACCTGATGGCCTGCCCCGCCATGCCGTACTCTTTGCATGGATGGAAGGCACGGAGCCCACACCCGATATTGACCCGGTCGCCTTCAACCGGCTCGGTCACATCACGGCCCGGCTGCATGGCCAGAGCCGGGCATGGACACGGCCCGCAGGCTTCGTCCGCAAGGCATGGATACCCGCCACCATGACCGGCCCCGATGCACTATGGGGGCAATGGCGGGCGGCACCTGGCGTGGATGCATCGGCCCGCGACCTGATCACGCATTGCCTGGAACGTGTCGGGACGGAACTGGCGGCCTATGGCATGCAGCCGCACCGCTTCGGGCTAATCCATGCCGACCTGCGGCTGGCCAACCTGCTGGTCAGTGGCGCGCATACCCGCCTGATCGATTTTGATGACTGCGGGCTGAGCTGGTTCATGCAGGATCTGGCTGCAGCGCTGAGCTTTCATGAAGACCATCCGCAGGTTCCCCGCTGGGTCGATCACTGGCTGACAGGCTACGGCAGGCACGGGCAGCTGGATAGCGCTGACCTGGACATCCTGCCCGCCCTTGTCATCCAGCGCCGCATCCAGCTGCTGGCATGGACCGGCACGCACCGGAACACGCAGCAGGTGCAAAGCCTGGGCAAGGACTGGCCTGCCCGCACGCTGGACCTGTGCCGCGCGTGGGAAAGGGGCCGGTTATTGCGGGACATAGGCTGA
- a CDS encoding NUDIX domain-containing protein encodes MTEMTGPRVGCGAAIIDRDGRILLLRRLRAPEAGCWGLPGGKVDPYETTAHAAEREIHEELGIVIQAHDLLCLVEQMDAVGGHHWIAPVYLVTSWQGEPALMEPDRHEGPRWYAFDELPDQLTIPTRQAIAALRARKA; translated from the coding sequence GCCGCCATCATCGACCGCGATGGGCGCATCCTGCTTCTGCGCCGCCTGCGCGCGCCCGAAGCGGGGTGCTGGGGGCTGCCCGGTGGCAAGGTGGACCCGTATGAGACGACGGCCCATGCGGCGGAACGGGAAATCCATGAAGAACTGGGGATTGTCATACAGGCGCACGACCTGCTGTGCCTGGTGGAGCAGATGGATGCCGTAGGCGGACATCACTGGATTGCCCCGGTCTATCTGGTTACATCATGGCAGGGTGAGCCGGCGCTGATGGAGCCGGACAGGCATGAAGGCCCGCGCTGGTACGCCTTTGATGAACTGCCTGACCAGTTGACCATCCCGACCCGGCAGGCGATTGCGGCGCTACGCGCACGCAAGGCGTGA